A region from the uncultured Macellibacteroides sp. genome encodes:
- a CDS encoding T9SS type A sorting domain-containing protein: MKYLYSLFFLFLLLTPIKSQTVTYSYDDSGNRKIRVENTLKNQLTNIDDNTLTFGQEVLAYPNPTDSYLTVIVSDSDKHQTNVQLFSLIGELVYEARAIAGELNINMTSCTSGIYFLQVTSNGKTYLRKIIKK, from the coding sequence ATGAAGTATCTATATAGCCTATTTTTTTTATTTCTTCTTCTTACTCCTATTAAAAGTCAAACTGTTACCTATTCATACGATGATTCAGGAAATAGGAAAATCAGAGTGGAAAATACATTAAAGAACCAACTGACAAATATCGATGATAATACCTTGACATTCGGACAAGAAGTACTTGCTTACCCTAATCCAACTGATAGTTATCTAACTGTTATTGTCTCTGATTCAGACAAACATCAAACGAATGTTCAACTTTTCAGTCTTATTGGAGAGCTAGTTTATGAAGCAAGAGCTATTGCTGGCGAATTGAATATTAACATGACATCCTGTACTTCAGGCATTTATTTCCTACAAGTTACTAGCAACGGAAAAACATATTTACGAAAAATAATAAAAAAATAA
- a CDS encoding DUF3874 domain-containing protein, which yields MICTHPKRRNNHDQLYAQAMHEIKRVERYWFEAPEEAILSETNKEFQIQAPAEQLFLQFFRAAEATEKGEKLLAIEILGRLQNKKLFNLSATKIIHFGRIQSKHQIPSKRTKTGTIYHVIEK from the coding sequence GTGATATGCACCCACCCAAAAAGAAGAAACAACCACGACCAGTTGTATGCCCAGGCCATGCACGAAATAAAGAGAGTCGAACGCTACTGGTTTGAGGCCCCCGAAGAGGCGATCTTGTCGGAGACCAACAAAGAATTTCAGATACAGGCTCCGGCAGAGCAACTATTTCTGCAATTCTTCCGCGCCGCCGAAGCCACAGAGAAAGGAGAGAAGCTCCTTGCCATTGAAATACTGGGACGCCTGCAGAACAAAAAACTCTTTAATCTGTCGGCCACCAAAATCATCCATTTCGGCCGCATCCAAAGCAAACACCAAATCCCCTCCAAAAGAACCAAAACCGGAACCATTTACCACGTAATAGAGAAATAA
- a CDS encoding erythromycin esterase family protein, which produces MGKIFKLVLIISIIIFCKINIIYGQTYEETYNLNFKIVDNVFRGWIADVNDSYISYETDTTDLGGSIRFFQKERWGFREKMNLNTYSSVILLPSLSSDILKVEISYKSKNLKTGKLFVYSLNQKMDIFKTDSILLQNNDKFEEDFVEINTKDLRFLFFKLQAVGKDSTYTNNFSLVKTTIPHEISINRIELQNGNMNINTLPFQDIKASSLDKSKVLPLSSDTLLTEKQLSHISKRITALGETVHGSGKIGWATAKFIKSSVLNNQTKLILTELPILQILFFNKYIQGSNSINEDKLKEVIKMNNREAEPMIELSRWLRNYNKTAVEKVNYLGIDCQYERNELDFFLKDYLLTLNKEARSSAVDSIVSVLQIRDVEKIKDMAVTTLHIIENNEKELSSALGKDLAIITFYLKSLIEAEIKNENSYYERDYRMFKNASFFIDNLCKPNQTIVVDCHLGHANYMNIINIPYHKSFGHYMKKTYKDGYACIAQTVYRDTVKALFGQELERRELLLPSQTSLEAVFSKSGIKYGYIDAKELDDIVKIRMQGERHNQSIKEYYIKPKDQIQGVLFIN; this is translated from the coding sequence ATGGGAAAAATATTTAAGTTAGTTTTAATTATTTCCATTATTATATTTTGTAAGATAAATATTATCTATGGGCAGACTTATGAAGAGACATATAATCTCAATTTCAAAATTGTCGATAATGTTTTTCGCGGATGGATCGCTGATGTAAATGATTCCTATATCAGTTATGAGACCGATACCACTGATCTCGGCGGATCTATCAGATTTTTCCAAAAAGAAAGATGGGGCTTCAGAGAAAAAATGAATTTGAATACGTACAGTTCGGTGATTTTACTTCCATCGCTCTCCAGTGACATTTTAAAAGTAGAAATATCCTATAAAAGTAAAAATCTGAAGACCGGCAAATTGTTTGTTTATTCACTGAATCAAAAAATGGATATATTCAAAACGGACAGTATTCTCCTGCAAAACAATGACAAATTTGAGGAAGACTTTGTTGAAATAAACACCAAAGATCTGCGCTTTTTATTTTTTAAACTGCAAGCGGTTGGAAAAGACAGCACCTATACTAATAATTTTAGTTTAGTCAAGACAACCATCCCTCACGAAATATCAATTAATCGAATAGAGTTGCAGAATGGCAATATGAACATCAACACTCTTCCGTTTCAGGATATTAAGGCTTCATCTTTAGATAAATCCAAAGTCCTTCCTTTATCATCTGACACTTTGCTGACAGAAAAACAACTTTCTCACATCTCCAAAAGAATTACTGCACTCGGCGAAACGGTGCATGGAAGCGGTAAAATTGGTTGGGCTACCGCGAAATTTATTAAATCGAGTGTTTTGAATAATCAGACAAAATTGATTTTGACTGAACTCCCAATATTACAGATACTCTTTTTCAACAAATATATACAAGGAAGTAATTCTATTAATGAAGATAAACTAAAAGAAGTTATAAAAATGAATAATAGAGAAGCTGAACCTATGATAGAATTATCAAGATGGCTTAGGAATTATAATAAAACGGCTGTTGAAAAAGTAAATTACTTGGGTATTGACTGTCAATATGAAAGAAATGAATTGGATTTTTTCCTAAAAGATTATTTGCTAACACTCAATAAAGAAGCACGTTCATCAGCTGTGGATTCAATAGTGTCCGTTTTGCAAATAAGAGATGTCGAAAAAATAAAGGATATGGCAGTAACAACACTTCATATCATCGAAAATAACGAAAAAGAACTCAGTAGCGCTTTAGGTAAAGATCTTGCGATCATTACTTTCTACTTGAAAAGTCTAATAGAAGCTGAAATAAAAAATGAAAACAGTTACTACGAAAGAGACTACCGAATGTTCAAAAACGCCTCTTTTTTTATAGATAATCTTTGTAAACCTAATCAAACGATTGTCGTTGACTGCCATCTTGGCCACGCAAATTACATGAATATCATCAACATTCCGTATCATAAATCATTTGGACATTATATGAAAAAAACTTACAAAGATGGGTATGCCTGCATTGCACAAACAGTATATCGAGATACAGTAAAAGCATTATTTGGTCAAGAGCTTGAAAGAAGAGAGCTTCTTTTACCTTCTCAAACCAGTTTGGAGGCTGTTTTTTCAAAATCGGGTATAAAATATGGTTATATTGATGCAAAAGAATTGGATGATATTGTAAAAATACGCATGCAAGGAGAGCGCCATAATCAGTCGATAAAGGAATATTACATCAAACCCAAGGATCAGATACAGGGTGTGTTGTTTATAAATTGA
- a CDS encoding tail fiber domain-containing protein, which translates to MKNYFIIIIMLFLCLSANAQIRVESNGAVHVGTFKENNDLHQVTNLQILGKYGDSRSGSKASFGDMGRQANQGWNVFLGEWTTDDTDMLWLHGKYGTYFTFGDAIDKTFAYYDLLKGNQFVFNTSVTATSFNLPSDERLKENIKEIKQPLSSLIKLNGVDYNYKSKPSKLKTKSTDGSLTAKEIKDIAFFDKWDKEQEKKAIKKRHGFVAQELQEVFPELVEEQDGYLSVDYIGLIPVIVEGIKEMQSLITQQNEKIKSLETLLGKSDNLNLQTQGSTTGNEEIEITNVIPLNQNTPNPFNSSTEIVYCLPAGAENAVMNIYNINGTLIKRISLDNSLVSGSVKISSSEVPKGVLVYTLTANGKIIDQKRMINQ; encoded by the coding sequence ATGAAAAACTACTTTATTATTATCATTATGCTATTTTTATGCCTATCGGCAAATGCACAAATACGTGTTGAATCCAATGGAGCCGTACATGTAGGAACATTTAAAGAAAACAATGATTTACATCAGGTTACAAACTTACAAATTCTGGGGAAATATGGTGATTCCCGAAGTGGTTCGAAGGCTTCATTTGGGGATATGGGAAGACAAGCAAATCAGGGATGGAATGTATTTTTAGGAGAGTGGACTACAGACGATACAGATATGTTGTGGTTACATGGAAAGTACGGAACATACTTTACTTTTGGAGACGCAATTGATAAAACGTTTGCTTATTATGACTTGCTAAAAGGTAATCAGTTTGTATTTAATACATCTGTTACAGCAACTAGTTTTAATTTGCCCTCGGACGAAAGATTGAAAGAAAACATTAAAGAAATTAAACAACCTCTTTCCTCATTAATCAAACTGAATGGAGTTGATTATAACTATAAAAGCAAACCAAGCAAACTAAAAACAAAGAGTACTGATGGGAGTCTTACTGCAAAAGAAATAAAAGATATTGCTTTTTTTGATAAATGGGATAAAGAACAGGAAAAAAAAGCAATAAAGAAAAGACATGGATTTGTTGCGCAAGAATTACAAGAGGTATTTCCTGAACTTGTAGAAGAGCAAGATGGATATCTCTCTGTTGATTATATAGGTTTGATTCCTGTAATTGTTGAAGGCATTAAAGAAATGCAGTCACTCATAACACAACAGAATGAAAAAATTAAATCACTGGAAACTTTATTGGGAAAATCAGACAATCTTAATTTACAAACACAAGGAAGTACAACAGGCAATGAAGAAATAGAAATTACTAATGTTATTCCTCTCAATCAAAATACTCCGAATCCATTTAATTCGAGTACCGAAATTGTATATTGTCTTCCTGCTGGTGCAGAAAACGCTGTAATGAATATTTATAATATAAATGGGACTTTAATTAAAAGAATCTCGTTAGATAATTCGCTAGTGTCTGGTAGTGTAAAAATATCTTCATCTGAGGTCCCTAAAGGTGTTTTAGTTTATACCCTGACTGCAAATGGAAAAATTATTGACCAAAAGAGAATGATAAATCAATAA
- a CDS encoding FG-GAP-like repeat-containing protein, which translates to MKIKILTTLIFLFLLTDVNAIPSLKIEENDSIVARDTSRLSEIMLPDYYRDIFAGKGNIDIARPELSQPMIILNNTYAVGTIEGQAGVSSSGAATYQIPIEVPNGIAGHKPNVSITYNSQSGVGLLGYGWNISASSSISRSGKSIYYDNVSEAPNLSNTDNLILDGQRLLLESGSNLANGAKYRTEVEGYSTITYKVINSYACFEVKTPDGKILEYGSTSDSYIESTSGGAALFWLLSKVTDNKGNTITYTYNEIANNGEFYLTSIQYAGNRKVSLTYEDRSDKQISYVAGVAVNTRKIIKKLTTSIGSTVVKEYLFNHVYDGYYSKLTEIVEQGQNNERYNSTQINYGMSDVYGNEYLSTLSTNRQGNKPLFADFNGDGKTDFLSYPEKSSYTTSDVATLFLANNYYGDVSFSQKCTIPLTSGFSHILLADVNGDSKIDAIVVSLAPNGTYRYNYYTYEVDRFVYNYKGFNTNGSTGIAGDFNGDGKFEILVKENQKVFNGEGQEIASGGIDNWGKMYAYCFPNNNYLSDFNGNGKTDILVLNETGSWVYELNGNSFTKLTSFSNSMLNNTYFPYLGDFNGDGKTDILYQNVQQGNYNDVSILFSTGKSFIRQSTSDVNIRAKVQVGDFNKDGKADIFHMEIVDGKVVMKIGTYDGTRFVTKNYSSLLSPSDLTVPYEYDNYLFPIADFNGDGRAEFCFARYVDAYFIHTFDDEQTLLAKTISNGLGENISFNYQPITDEVTCKIEESVSFPLSNPRFPLQVVRSMSVAGNNYYDNTTYYYKNPRIHKQGKGFIGFGEVEARNNSTSINTITKYGYDTSYYYPWVLEQKQTTSTGTPITTATTENATVYEAPKRFFPYVRKQTVTDHLKGTIVTTDLINIEYGKPKTIIKKYGNDLTETTTTVFQNVTTENKWILGLPITVEKKTTRGGNDWIEKSAYQYNTDNKLSLKQMYTNDGTKQVSEEAYTYDRFGNVTYTTLKAFTSANLLKTYYHYSLDGIYETVLTDPMNRTIVKSYNILGQVSTSTDIWGNVTKYEYDGMGRLKKSNYPDGTQAVVTRAWSSDANSVFSITKEETGKPTLTTFYNTRGLELRTSRQRFNDSRILTDNIYDNAGRLTKTSLPFKTGAATLWNTYEYDVYGRLKLLNYASGKSDVYTYTGNSVTETKDGITITRTYNAKEELIGTSDPAGAIVYQMRPDGQPSSITTPGPIVTRFSYDGYGRQTEINDPSIGLKLYEYDDAGNIKSETDANGEIKRMEYDSYGRITKRILPEYETTFMYDGYGALKSEKSTNNTSKSYDYDGLGRLLFSQENVDDRWGGYNYNYSPTTGNLESKDYISSTEGYVVTENYTYQNGSLTEIKRDGLTSIWKLQEENVFGQPTKISTGPLTRTYTYSDYGLPTASMVNSEGTVIQNYGMLFNPVTGNLTSRGDHKNSKYEQFQYDNLNRLTHVYAATSLTSGVASNPTNVYSYSANGNLENKSDAGKYSYGDPAKPYAVTSVALSGNAIPVRLQEITYTSFERPSVLTENNYMATFTYDGSGERSKMEIKRYNNSQILRYYLNGSHEVDVTPAGEKERLYLGGDAYSAPSVLVKENGSWNIYYICRDHLGSITQITNGSGVMQQELSYDAWGRLRNPSTLAVYAPDTEPTLFLGRGYTGHEHLTMFGLVNMNARLYDPAVGRFLSPDPYVQMADFSQNYNRFSYAMNNPLVYIDKDGEVLGLFIIGGALIGSYIGASVKGGSFNPAKWQGAWWQGALWGGAIGAVSGALVGSMWAAGGINIAFSGNVYNLSVPLGSVSVSSAGYGSVSLGTGIWGSGGLVYTFGNKKEDSLLEANLIREEGLKSLERFNQMMQDGGSFYMGTGVGIVGETLYSKDLGTWMGKDFKIRNQSWGGNKQTGGKYKFAKNLARPFQFVSSALGFYDMYISTSKAWKGEMSHEEAIGDVIFGGVSLYSGFWGGWANFWYGLGKEYGPMKTYLKHQEEKK; encoded by the coding sequence ATGAAAATAAAAATTCTTACTACACTTATATTCCTATTTCTCCTAACCGATGTAAATGCTATACCAAGTTTGAAGATAGAAGAAAATGATTCTATTGTAGCCAGAGATACTTCTCGTTTAAGTGAAATAATGCTTCCTGATTATTATAGGGATATTTTTGCTGGAAAAGGGAATATAGACATTGCAAGACCTGAATTATCTCAACCAATGATAATCCTTAACAATACGTATGCAGTAGGAACCATTGAAGGACAAGCTGGTGTATCATCAAGCGGAGCTGCAACTTATCAGATTCCGATTGAAGTCCCCAACGGAATTGCAGGCCATAAACCGAACGTTAGCATTACCTACAACAGTCAGTCTGGGGTAGGTTTACTGGGGTACGGATGGAATATTTCGGCTTCATCTTCTATTTCGCGAAGTGGTAAATCTATCTATTACGATAATGTATCGGAAGCTCCCAATTTATCAAATACGGATAATTTAATTCTTGACGGACAACGATTACTTTTGGAGTCTGGAAGCAATCTTGCGAATGGAGCAAAGTATCGAACAGAGGTTGAAGGATATAGTACCATAACATATAAAGTGATTAATTCGTATGCTTGTTTTGAGGTAAAGACTCCCGACGGAAAAATTCTTGAATATGGCTCTACATCAGATTCTTATATTGAATCGACAAGTGGAGGAGCCGCCTTGTTTTGGTTGTTGTCAAAAGTGACTGATAATAAAGGAAATACGATTACTTATACTTATAACGAAATAGCAAATAATGGAGAGTTTTATTTAACATCCATTCAATATGCAGGAAATCGAAAAGTGTCACTTACATACGAAGACAGATCTGACAAACAAATATCCTACGTTGCTGGTGTTGCTGTAAATACCAGGAAAATTATAAAAAAGCTTACAACAAGTATAGGAAGCACTGTAGTAAAAGAGTATTTGTTTAATCATGTGTATGACGGTTATTATTCTAAGTTAACTGAAATAGTTGAACAAGGACAAAACAATGAAAGGTATAATTCGACTCAGATTAATTATGGTATGTCAGATGTATATGGCAATGAATACTTATCAACACTTTCAACAAACAGACAAGGGAATAAACCTTTGTTTGCGGATTTTAATGGAGATGGGAAAACCGATTTTTTGTCTTATCCCGAAAAAAGCAGCTATACAACTTCAGACGTAGCCACCTTGTTTTTGGCAAATAATTATTATGGTGATGTTAGTTTTTCTCAAAAATGTACTATTCCTCTTACTTCAGGATTTTCACATATTCTGTTGGCCGATGTAAATGGTGACTCTAAAATAGACGCAATAGTGGTGTCTCTTGCTCCAAATGGGACGTATCGATATAATTATTATACGTATGAAGTAGATCGGTTTGTATATAATTATAAAGGATTCAATACCAACGGATCAACCGGAATTGCCGGAGATTTTAATGGTGATGGTAAATTTGAGATTCTGGTAAAAGAAAATCAAAAGGTATTTAATGGAGAAGGGCAAGAAATTGCTTCAGGAGGAATTGATAATTGGGGAAAGATGTATGCGTATTGTTTTCCTAATAATAATTACTTAAGTGATTTCAATGGAAACGGTAAAACAGATATATTAGTATTAAATGAAACAGGCAGTTGGGTATATGAACTAAACGGAAATAGCTTCACCAAATTGACAAGTTTTTCTAATTCAATGTTGAACAATACCTATTTCCCTTATTTAGGCGATTTTAATGGTGATGGTAAAACAGATATTTTATATCAAAATGTTCAGCAGGGAAATTACAATGATGTTAGCATACTTTTTTCAACCGGAAAGAGCTTTATCAGACAATCGACTTCAGATGTGAATATTAGGGCTAAAGTGCAGGTGGGGGATTTTAATAAAGATGGCAAGGCGGATATTTTTCACATGGAAATAGTTGACGGTAAAGTCGTTATGAAAATTGGCACTTATGATGGGACCCGTTTTGTTACAAAAAATTATTCTTCACTATTAAGCCCGAGTGATTTAACTGTTCCATACGAATATGATAATTACTTATTTCCTATAGCAGATTTTAATGGCGATGGCAGGGCTGAATTCTGTTTTGCCCGATACGTAGATGCATATTTTATTCATACGTTTGATGATGAACAAACATTGTTAGCAAAAACAATCAGCAATGGATTAGGTGAAAATATTTCATTTAACTATCAACCAATTACAGACGAAGTAACCTGTAAAATTGAAGAAAGTGTTTCATTTCCACTTTCAAACCCGAGATTCCCTTTACAAGTTGTAAGAAGTATGAGTGTTGCGGGAAATAATTATTATGATAATACAACCTATTATTATAAAAATCCGCGTATACACAAACAAGGAAAAGGATTTATAGGTTTTGGCGAGGTTGAAGCGAGAAATAATAGTACATCAATCAATACTATTACAAAATATGGATACGATACCAGCTATTATTATCCATGGGTACTTGAACAAAAACAGACTACAAGTACTGGAACTCCCATTACTACCGCCACAACCGAAAATGCAACTGTTTATGAGGCTCCAAAACGTTTTTTTCCGTATGTTAGAAAGCAAACCGTAACAGATCACTTGAAAGGGACAATTGTTACAACAGATTTAATAAACATTGAATATGGGAAACCTAAAACCATAATAAAAAAATATGGTAATGATTTGACGGAAACTACAACTACTGTTTTTCAGAATGTAACTACGGAGAATAAATGGATTCTTGGGTTGCCTATTACGGTTGAAAAAAAGACAACCCGTGGAGGTAACGACTGGATTGAGAAATCTGCTTACCAATATAATACGGACAATAAATTGTCTTTAAAGCAGATGTACACGAATGATGGTACGAAGCAAGTATCGGAAGAAGCGTATACCTACGATCGCTTTGGTAATGTTACTTACACAACGTTAAAAGCCTTTACTTCTGCTAATCTGTTAAAAACATATTATCATTATTCTTTGGATGGAATTTATGAGACTGTTCTCACAGACCCCATGAATAGAACAATAGTAAAGAGTTATAACATATTAGGACAAGTGTCTACCAGTACGGATATTTGGGGAAATGTCACTAAGTATGAATACGATGGTATGGGCAGGCTTAAAAAATCGAATTATCCCGATGGTACGCAGGCTGTTGTTACCCGCGCCTGGAGCTCTGATGCTAACAGCGTTTTTAGTATCACAAAAGAAGAAACTGGAAAACCAACCCTAACAACTTTCTATAACACTCGCGGACTTGAACTACGAACCAGTAGGCAAAGGTTCAATGATAGCAGAATTCTTACAGATAATATATATGATAATGCAGGTCGTCTTACCAAGACATCGTTGCCTTTTAAAACCGGAGCCGCTACACTATGGAATACGTACGAGTATGATGTGTACGGACGATTAAAACTACTGAATTATGCTTCAGGAAAAAGTGATGTCTATACCTACACAGGAAATAGCGTAACAGAAACAAAAGACGGAATAACCATTACCAGAACGTATAATGCCAAAGAGGAGTTGATTGGAACCAGCGATCCTGCCGGTGCAATAGTTTATCAAATGCGCCCGGATGGACAACCTTCTTCTATTACAACTCCTGGTCCGATTGTAACGCGTTTTTCGTATGATGGATATGGTAGGCAAACGGAAATAAATGATCCAAGTATAGGTCTGAAATTATATGAATATGATGACGCAGGAAATATTAAATCCGAAACAGATGCCAATGGAGAAATAAAGCGGATGGAATATGATTCGTACGGGCGGATTACAAAGCGTATTTTGCCAGAATATGAGACAACATTTATGTACGATGGCTACGGAGCTTTGAAAAGTGAAAAATCCACTAATAATACATCTAAATCTTATGATTATGATGGCTTAGGCCGGTTACTTTTTAGTCAGGAAAATGTGGATGACCGATGGGGTGGATACAACTATAATTATTCACCAACAACAGGAAATTTGGAATCAAAAGATTATATTTCTTCTACCGAAGGATATGTCGTAACAGAAAATTACACATATCAGAATGGATCTTTGACGGAAATTAAACGAGATGGACTAACCTCAATATGGAAATTACAGGAGGAAAATGTTTTTGGCCAGCCAACAAAGATTTCTACTGGTCCTTTAACCCGTACCTATACGTATAGTGACTACGGACTGCCCACTGCAAGTATGGTTAACTCTGAAGGAACTGTTATTCAGAATTACGGGATGTTGTTTAACCCTGTAACTGGTAATCTAACAAGCCGGGGAGACCACAAAAACAGCAAGTATGAACAGTTCCAATATGACAATCTGAATCGTTTAACGCATGTTTATGCTGCCACCTCTCTAACTTCAGGGGTAGCATCTAACCCAACGAATGTTTATAGCTATAGTGCTAACGGAAACCTGGAAAACAAGAGTGATGCTGGAAAATACTCTTACGGGGATCCGGCTAAGCCGTATGCGGTTACATCTGTAGCGCTAAGCGGAAATGCCATACCTGTAAGGCTTCAGGAGATAACATATACTTCTTTTGAACGACCGTCTGTGTTAACCGAAAATAACTACATGGCCACCTTTACGTACGATGGGTCTGGTGAACGGTCAAAAATGGAGATTAAGCGATACAATAATAGCCAGATTCTCCGTTATTATTTAAACGGAAGTCATGAAGTAGACGTAACTCCGGCGGGAGAAAAGGAAAGGCTTTACTTAGGTGGTGATGCTTACTCTGCTCCGTCAGTTTTAGTAAAGGAAAACGGTAGTTGGAACATATATTATATTTGCCGTGATCATTTAGGAAGTATCACGCAAATAACCAATGGCAGCGGAGTAATGCAGCAGGAACTTAGTTACGATGCCTGGGGCAGATTAAGAAACCCTAGTACTCTTGCAGTATACGCTCCGGATACTGAACCAACGTTGTTTTTAGGACGTGGTTATACTGGTCATGAACACCTTACGATGTTTGGACTGGTAAACATGAATGCCCGGCTGTACGATCCGGCGGTAGGCAGATTTCTGTCACCAGACCCGTATGTGCAGATGGCTGATTTCAGCCAAAATTATAATCGTTTTAGCTATGCAATGAATAATCCACTAGTATATATAGACAAAGATGGAGAAGTTCTGGGCTTGTTTATAATTGGAGGTGCGTTGATTGGTTCTTATATTGGAGCTTCAGTTAAAGGAGGTTCTTTTAATCCGGCCAAATGGCAAGGTGCCTGGTGGCAGGGAGCTTTATGGGGAGGTGCGATTGGAGCTGTTAGTGGAGCTTTGGTTGGTTCAATGTGGGCTGCAGGAGGAATTAATATTGCCTTTTCCGGAAATGTCTACAACTTATCTGTACCTTTGGGGTCTGTATCCGTATCATCCGCAGGTTATGGATCTGTATCATTAGGTACTGGTATTTGGGGCAGTGGAGGCCTAGTCTATACATTTGGAAATAAGAAAGAAGATTCTCTACTAGAAGCAAATCTGATTCGCGAAGAAGGCTTAAAATCTCTTGAGCGATTTAATCAAATGATGCAAGATGGTGGATCGTTTTATATGGGAACCGGAGTTGGTATTGTGGGTGAAACACTTTACAGTAAAGATTTAGGAACTTGGATGGGAAAAGATTTCAAAATAAGAAACCAGAGTTGGGGGGGAAACAAACAAACAGGGGGCAAATATAAATTTGCAAAAAATTTGGCAAGACCTTTTCAATTTGTTTCATCAGCGCTGGGGTTTTATGACATGTATATATCTACTAGTAAAGCATGGAAAGGCGAAATGTCTCATGAAGAGGCTATAGGGGATGTGATTTTTGGGGGTGTATCACTTTATTCTGGCTTTTGGGGAGGCTGGGCTAATTTCTGGTATGGACTGGGTAAAGAATATGGTCCAATGAAAACCTATTTAAAGCATCAAGAAGAAAAGAAATAG